One Glycine max cultivar Williams 82 chromosome 3, Glycine_max_v4.0, whole genome shotgun sequence DNA window includes the following coding sequences:
- the LOC102659655 gene encoding uncharacterized protein, which yields MVAMGNNLQQKAKEIFHLFTFTLLTLLLPLSFLLLAKFSDAQYYLQTLTWYHSPQHFPYVLTLALHINPLILYVLLSIISMASLVHGLTGKIIILSDSLSSSSTFLQPRIFTAWIVLCTFQVCVGLGIEGSIEAGLYDSNDESMGFGVERRSLLSRVVFLLGLHETMHVWARVVVRPVVDDTVFGVVGREEKWVERVVEAASLGALWWWRLREDVESLVVMVEAKKEQLIDVRVSDFVGWWLYYLTVTIGMVRVVRGLVWMVTICLYRRPRATGVTSLLEHSEIDDKV from the coding sequence ATGGTTGCCATGGGTAATaatttgcagcaaaaagccaaAGAGATCTTCCACCTCTTCACCTTCACTCTCCTCACCCTTCTCTTACCCCTCTCGTTTCTTCTCCTAGCCAAATTCTCCGATGCACAATACTATCTCCAAACCCTCACTTGGTACCATTCACCACAACACTTTCCCTACGTTTTAACTCTCGCCCTTCACATCAACCCTCTCATCCTCTACGTCCTCTTGTCCATTATCAGCATGGCTTCCCTAGTCCACGGCTTAACGGGGAAAATCATCATTTTGAGCGactcattatcatcatcaagcACTTTTCTTCAACCTCGTATATTCACAGCGTGGATTGTTCTTTGCACGTTCCAAGTTTGCGTTGGGTTGGGCATAGAGGGGAGTATTGAGGCGGGGCTCTATGACTCTAATGATGAGTCGATGGGTTTTGGCGTTGAGAGAAGAAGCTTGTTAAGCAGAGTGGTTTTCCTCTTGGGGTTGCATGAGACGATGCATGTTTGGGCAAGGGTGGTGGTGAGGCCCGTGGTGGACGACACGGTGTTCGGCGTGGTCGGGAGAGAAGAGAAATGGGTGGAGAGGGTGGTGGAGGCGGCGAGCTTAGGTGCATTGTGGTGGTGGAGGTTGAGGGAGGATGTGGAGAGTTTGGTGGTTATGGTTGAGGCCAAGAAAGAGCAATTGATAGATGTGAGAGTGAGTGATTTTGTTGGGTGGTGGCTCTATTATCTTACTGTCACAATTGGGATGGTAAGGGTTGTAAGGGGTCTTGTGTGGATGGTTACGATTTGTCTCTATAGAAGACCAAGGGCAACAGGGGTTACCTCTTTGCTGGAACATTCAGAGATTGATGATAAGGTCTAA